The DNA region tttcaaggtgatcaaatattaatagtcatgtcatcaatcaattttttaaattcaagttgagTGTTTGTTGTATACCTTTGTCATTTGTATCTACGTgtattagttttctttttctttttcttttttgcttatcttttctttttgtatgtggatattttcaaacttttcagtcaaacacaaactcttttttttctttaaagtaaCCCAACATACTTCCCTAAAtggttccaaaaaaaaaaaaaagagaaacgtacttccccctaaaaaaaagattaaaaaaaaaagtaaccaaACAATTAAGagtatttgagtttaaaaaaataaaaaacaaaacaagaaaagaaaagaaaggaaggacCAAGAAGCAAccaaattcaaatagaaaatatactTTTCAAATAGGGAAGAAGagatttagaagaagaaaaaaagtgagaattgaaattttaaagaaatagcaattttaaaaaaacagcaattttttaaaaataaagggaGAGATAAAAGAGGttgaaatttaggatttgatgaaaaaaagaatagtttaGTTTTATGTGGGGGAgttaatgatatatttttattgaattatccTCAAGTTTTGTTTGCGTTTGAAttcctatataaaaataaaaagggaaaaacttttgaaaatacatttgtgagagtttgtgtttgaattgctattaaaaaaagcacaaagtttaagtatcaaattttgtgatagaaaaatatagtaattcaaaattataatggatgtaaattattaacatatttccaaaaaaaaaaaaagtggcttaCGCACGTGCTCATAGgctaatattatatatagataataataataaacaacaaaaatgttTGTAACCTTAGTGGTTAACGCACGTGCCTTGCATGTTTTCCAAGGTCCTGTCCAGGGTTCTAACCTCCATGACagacccctttttttttccttttcatttttaaagttACTATATCCAAAACTACGTCGTTTTGGTTCTATTTaaaactaaacataaaaaaaccCTATACATCTCTTTCTCATTCAGCCGCCCTCCTCATTCCCCATCCCCTCCCTCCCTCCGAAACACCGTCTCCGCCTCCTGAAACTTGAGTAGATCGGCTGCTCAAAAGCCAGCAATGGACGCCGATTTCGTCAAGAGAAACAACGATCTTCAAGGCAGACGCCTCAGTCTCATCGATGTCTCCTCAGAGGACGATTTCCTCTTATTCAGTTCCTCCTTCTCTGAATTGCTCCACCATTCTTTTTCAGGTTCTAAATCCACAAGTTTCTTTTTCAGTTTTACAAGAAGAAGTTCCCTGAGAACAGAGATTTTCTCATCACTTGCATCGCattatatccttttttttctttttttttcctttgttgatTTCTGTTTGGCTGATcagaaaatgtatttttctgatgttaattttcaattattgatGTTAATTTTGAAGTTTGTGATCCTTGACTATGGGTACGTATGTAGTGTTCAATGGGTTGTTGCAGTTGATCATATACACGAAGGAGAAGAATGCGATTCTGTTTACCTATCCTCCTGCGGTGAGTTCTCTTTTCTCTAGATGGAAACTTAGAGCTATAATTGTAGACAATGTGTTtgtatttagattttagacaTATTATGTGTTTGTGAAATGAAAAATTGGATAACCcgatatataaataaaagtgttTCCTTCGAGATTCTAGGGCTgccttttcagttttgcttttttCGGATTCAATTTTCGGGTTGATAATTTTCCTTCATATCGTCTAATTTGTTTAGCTTATTGTTTATTTGCATTGGTTCTTAGAAAATAAGCTGAAAAAAAGTACAGTTATCCATAGAAAGAGTAAAGCAAATATTTAATTGGATCTAAATCTATTTTGATTTAATATAATGTTCAGAAAATGAGGAACATGGAAGTGTTGAGTTGTTGGAGTCCACGGATGCGAACACATTAGAGGACACATTTGGCAGTTTTGATCATATGGAGCAGGTGCCTCAACCATCTGAATCAAAGGAACCAGAAATGACAACAAAAAATCGCAAATATAACTTGCGCAAGAGTTTAGCGTGGGATAGTGCTTTCCACACAAGTGCAGGTATG from Castanea sativa cultivar Marrone di Chiusa Pesio chromosome 6, ASM4071231v1 includes:
- the LOC142638984 gene encoding uncharacterized protein LOC142638984 isoform X2 — translated: MDADFVKRNNDLQGRRLSLIDVSSEDDFLLFSSSFSELLHHSFSENEEHGSVELLESTDANTLEDTFGSFDHMEQVPQPSESKEPEMTTKNRKYNLRKSLAWDSAFHTSAGVLKTRKYSRG
- the LOC142638984 gene encoding uncharacterized protein LOC142638984 isoform X1, yielding MYFSDVNFQLLMLILKFVILDYGYVCSVQWVVAVDHIHEGEECDSVYLSSCENEEHGSVELLESTDANTLEDTFGSFDHMEQVPQPSESKEPEMTTKNRKYNLRKSLAWDSAFHTSAGVLKTRKYSRG